In Stomoxys calcitrans chromosome 2, idStoCalc2.1, whole genome shotgun sequence, the following proteins share a genomic window:
- the LOC106082493 gene encoding attacin-A — protein sequence MASVDMGGTASENHKGGHDIDVKGIAKVGNETLGAGVGVFAKGNDKHGPITTGAMAEISSNGHGLGIQHANTHGGNKLVAENLRINAFNNDNHNLDLNAFHGRTVQPNGLKYDSVGANASWNHVQGHSASLELTKIPKFGISTVQANASANLWTSPNQASSFGLNAFGSQHIAGPYRGQKDFGAGMGFTHRF from the exons ATGGCTTCAGTTGATATGGGCGGTACTGCTTCTGAAAATCACAAAGGTGGTCATGACATTGATGTCAAGGGTATAGCCAAAGTGGGAAATGAAACTCTAGGAGCTGGCGTCGGAGTCTTTGCCAAGGGCAATGATAAACATGGGCCCATTACCACAGGAGCCATGGCTGAAATAAGTTC AAACGGTCATGGCCTAGGCATTCAACATGCCAATACGCATGGTGGCAATAAACTAGTGGCAGAAAATCTACGCATCAATGCTTTCAACAATGACAATCACAATTTGGATTTGAATGCCTTTCATGGTCGCACTGTACAACCAAATGGCCTTAAATATGATTCGGTGGGTGCCAATGCTTCCTGGAACCATGTCCAAGGTCATTCGGCCAGTTTGGAGTTAACCAAAATTCCCAAATTTGGCATATCAACAGTGCAAGCAAATGCTAGCGCAAATCTTTGGACTTCCCCCAATCAGGCATCGTCATTTGGTCTGAATGCCTTTGGTAGTCAACATATTGCGGGTCCCTATCGTGGACAAAAGGATTTTGGTGCGGGTATGGGATTTACACATAGATTCTAG
- the LOC106082494 gene encoding attacin-A-like — MASVDIGGTASENHKGGHDIDVKGIAKVGNENLGAGVGVFAKGNDKHGPITTGAMAELSSNGHGLGIQHANTHGGNKLVAENLRINAFNNDNHNLDLNAFHGRTVQPNGLKYDSVGANASWNHVQGHSASLELTKIPKFGISRVQANASANLWTSPNQASSFGLNAFGSQHIAGPYRGQKDFGAGMGFTHRF; from the exons ATGGCTTCAGTAGATATTGGTGGAACTGCTTCCGAGAATCACAAAGGTGGTCATGACATTGATGTCAAGGGTATAGCCAAAGTGGGAAATGAAAATTTAGGTGCAGGCGTGGGAGTCTTTGCCAAAGGCAATGATAAACATGGGCCCATAACCACAGGAGCCATGGCGGAATTGAGTTC AAACGGCCATGGTCTAGGAATTCAACATGCCAATACCCATGGTGGCAATAAGCTAGTGGCAGAAAATCTACGCATCAATGCTTTCAACAATGACAATCACAATTTGGATTTGAATGCCTTTCATGGTCGCACTGTACAACCAAATGGCCTTAAATATGATTCGGTGGGCGCCAATGCTTCCTGGAACCATGTCCAAGGTCATTCGGCCAGTTTGGAGTTAACCAAAATTCCCAAATTTGGCATATCCAGAGTGCAAGCAAATGCAAGTGCAAATCTTTGGACTTCCCCCAATCAGGCATCGTCATTTGGTCTGAATGCCTTTGGTAGTCAACATATTGCGGGTCCCTATCGTGGACAAAAGGATTTTGGTGCGGGTATGGGATTTACACATAGATTTTAG